In Candidatus Mycalebacterium zealandia, one DNA window encodes the following:
- a CDS encoding outer membrane beta-barrel protein, translating into MQFLDLKGDMMKVFNRFLSIFAVAVVLQFSAAVAKADIPVSTFIGMVNVGASLDTTYQYVFNCDNETVAGCPGERGLYPEHNDFSIDSFTLSLEKEADATGASPMDKVGFRADILFGEQAERLGFGFNSDGDGAVSPYQAYISIAPSENFSIIAGQFTTLAGWELIEAKNNTNISRSLLFYRIPFAHSGARASYSASGVDLTFGISNDWDAVDDNDDGKTFEFQTAYSHGSETGFINDLWLGATLYVGKSDFLESKAFARDDDGSLADFTAYEMSDASTSMVSANPSDNKTRTLLTLVGSMTSGKLTFVGDVEFTWVGDGLAEPVLETITGDDPRTADTTETTFIGPTGVAYNDFFRWGVGGYLIYEANKGTTLSLRAEYVDDSDTDGNGVKLFELTPTVGWKPFGDGGDKGTLETRFEYRWDRADVHYFPSDSGDKKDQHGLLFQLLYSI; encoded by the coding sequence ATGCAATTTTTAGACCTTAAGGGGGATATGATGAAAGTTTTTAACAGGTTTTTAAGTATTTTCGCGGTTGCGGTTGTTCTGCAGTTTTCTGCGGCGGTGGCAAAAGCGGATATTCCAGTGTCAACTTTTATTGGCATGGTGAATGTGGGCGCGTCTCTTGACACGACATACCAGTATGTTTTCAACTGCGACAATGAGACTGTGGCGGGTTGCCCCGGGGAAAGAGGGCTTTATCCCGAACACAACGACTTCTCAATAGACTCCTTCACGCTGTCGCTTGAAAAAGAGGCGGACGCGACTGGCGCGTCTCCGATGGACAAGGTCGGTTTCAGGGCGGACATCCTTTTCGGAGAACAGGCGGAGCGTCTCGGGTTCGGATTCAATTCGGACGGAGACGGTGCGGTAAGTCCTTATCAGGCATACATCAGCATTGCCCCTTCGGAGAATTTCAGCATAATCGCGGGGCAGTTCACAACGCTTGCGGGCTGGGAACTCATAGAGGCGAAAAACAACACAAACATCAGCCGTTCGCTTCTGTTTTACAGAATCCCGTTTGCTCATTCGGGCGCCAGAGCGTCTTACAGCGCGTCCGGCGTTGATTTGACCTTTGGCATAAGCAACGACTGGGACGCAGTTGACGATAATGATGATGGCAAAACCTTTGAGTTTCAGACGGCGTATTCGCACGGGTCCGAAACTGGATTTATAAACGACCTCTGGCTCGGCGCGACTCTTTATGTGGGGAAAAGCGATTTTCTTGAGAGTAAAGCTTTTGCAAGAGACGATGACGGCTCTCTGGCGGATTTTACGGCCTATGAAATGTCTGACGCTTCTACTAGTATGGTGTCCGCGAACCCCTCCGACAACAAAACGCGCACGCTTTTGACGCTTGTCGGAAGCATGACTTCGGGCAAACTCACATTTGTCGGTGATGTGGAATTCACATGGGTGGGCGATGGTCTTGCCGAACCCGTTTTGGAAACCATTACCGGAGACGACCCGCGAACAGCGGATACTACGGAAACTACCTTTATAGGACCCACGGGTGTTGCTTACAACGATTTCTTCCGTTGGGGCGTTGGCGGTTATCTGATTTATGAGGCGAATAAGGGCACAACACTTTCATTGAGAGCGGAATATGTTGACGACTCTGATACGGACGGCAACGGCGTGAAACTGTTTGAGTTGACGCCGACAGTGGGTTGGAAGCCGTTTGGAGACGGTGGCGACAAGGGAACCCTTGAAACCCGTTTTGAATACCGTTGGGACAGAGCGGATGTCCACTACTTTCCGAGCGACAGCGGCGACAAGAAAGACCAGCACGGGTTGCTTTTTCAGTTGCTCTATTCAATATAG
- a CDS encoding helix-turn-helix domain-containing protein produces the protein MTFGDYLKAKRKQRGITQGVLARYLDVSKVYIHQLETGKADSPSHERCHQIAQCLRVSVEEIWNLSRREKLHKFLEKELIGEKEFEILTDEERYLVKLYRVLDDEVKKDFNGMIFMLFKHYQNTEARKILEEFLKCA, from the coding sequence ATGACTTTTGGTGACTATTTAAAAGCAAAGCGCAAGCAAAGGGGAATAACTCAAGGCGTGCTTGCGCGCTATCTTGATGTTTCAAAGGTTTATATCCACCAGCTTGAAACCGGAAAAGCGGATTCTCCTTCTCATGAGAGGTGCCACCAGATTGCGCAATGTCTTCGTGTGAGCGTGGAGGAGATATGGAATCTTTCCCGTCGCGAAAAACTGCATAAATTTCTTGAAAAAGAGTTGATTGGCGAAAAAGAGTTTGAAATTTTGACTGACGAGGAGAGGTATCTGGTGAAGTTATACAGGGTTCTTGACGATGAGGTAAAAAAGGACTTCAACGGCATGATATTTATGCTGTTCAAACATTATCAGAACACTGAAGCTAGAAAGATACTTGAAGAATTTCTTAAATGCGCTTGA